A genome region from Thermoanaerobacterium xylanolyticum LX-11 includes the following:
- a CDS encoding cell division protein FtsQ/DivIB, translated as MMEERQYKKKKRFSVFIVFLFIFAIILYIILFKTSLFDVKNIYVYGTRSVDKSDVIRLSGIEIGSNTLKINKSAVIKSIMKDPYIKDASINIIYPSKVEIKIDERVLAVQISYKDKFLYVDTDCVAVQLGDYNNKLPILKGIYVGKFEIGSKINNLSNNKDIAKLLPLIYNKNIYNSIIVNGSKITLKTDSGIDVVLENVDDISYSLNFSEKILNDLEKKGYNSGNILIVSNGNPIYTP; from the coding sequence ATGATGGAAGAAAGGCAGTATAAAAAGAAAAAGAGGTTTAGCGTTTTTATCGTATTTTTGTTTATTTTTGCAATTATACTTTATATAATTTTATTTAAAACATCATTATTTGATGTAAAAAACATATATGTCTATGGGACAAGATCAGTAGATAAGAGCGATGTCATAAGGTTGTCGGGGATAGAGATAGGTAGCAATACTCTGAAAATAAATAAATCAGCCGTCATTAAATCCATTATGAAGGATCCATACATTAAAGATGCGTCTATTAACATAATTTATCCTTCTAAAGTCGAAATAAAAATAGATGAAAGGGTATTGGCGGTTCAAATAAGCTATAAAGACAAATTTCTATATGTAGATACCGACTGTGTCGCAGTTCAGTTAGGTGATTACAACAATAAATTGCCAATATTAAAGGGAATCTACGTTGGAAAATTTGAGATAGGAAGCAAAATCAACAATTTAAGTAATAATAAGGACATAGCAAAACTATTGCCGTTAATATATAATAAGAATATATACAATAGTATAATTGTTAATGGTTCAAAGATTACATTAAAGACGGATTCAGGAATAGATGTAGTGTTGGAGAATGTTGATGACATAAGCTATTCATTAAATTTTTCTGAAAAGATATTGAACGATTTAGAGAAAAAAGGCTATAACAGCGGAAATATTCTTATAGTAAGCAATGGGAATCCAATTTATACGCCATAA
- the ftsZ gene encoding cell division protein FtsZ — protein sequence MIGIETDMEQFANIKVIGVGGGGGNAVNRMIEAGLKGVEFIAINTDKQALYMSKAETKIQIGDKLTKGLGAGANPEIGKKAAEETKDEIEKIISGADMVFITAGMGGGTGTGAAPVVAEITKQLGILTVGVVTKPFTFEGKKRMTHAEMGISELKKHVDALVTIPNDRLLQVAEKKTSMLDAFKIADDVLRQGVQGISDLIAVPGLVNVDFADVKTIMMETGLAHMGIGIASGENKATEAAKQAVQSPLLETSIEGARGILLNIAGGTNLSIFEVNEAANYIYETADPDANIIFGAVIDESLEDQIRITVIATGFEKRFESEKKPKIEKELIKQSDVKDINEVIKFDNDDLDIPTFLRRGRK from the coding sequence ATGATAGGTATTGAAACAGATATGGAGCAGTTTGCAAATATTAAAGTTATTGGCGTCGGTGGTGGTGGTGGGAATGCTGTAAACAGGATGATTGAGGCAGGACTTAAAGGTGTGGAGTTCATTGCAATCAATACGGACAAGCAAGCACTTTACATGTCAAAAGCTGAGACAAAAATACAGATTGGCGACAAACTGACAAAAGGCCTTGGGGCAGGTGCAAATCCTGAAATTGGCAAAAAAGCAGCGGAAGAGACAAAAGATGAGATTGAAAAGATTATAAGCGGCGCTGATATGGTGTTCATTACTGCAGGTATGGGTGGTGGTACAGGTACAGGCGCTGCTCCTGTAGTAGCTGAGATAACTAAACAATTAGGTATTTTGACTGTTGGAGTTGTCACAAAGCCGTTTACTTTTGAAGGAAAAAAAAGAATGACACACGCTGAAATGGGAATAAGTGAATTAAAAAAACACGTAGACGCACTTGTCACGATTCCAAATGATAGGCTGTTGCAGGTGGCAGAGAAGAAGACATCAATGTTAGACGCGTTTAAAATTGCAGATGATGTCTTAAGGCAAGGTGTTCAAGGTATTTCTGACTTAATTGCTGTCCCGGGTCTTGTCAATGTTGATTTTGCTGATGTAAAGACCATCATGATGGAAACAGGTCTTGCACACATGGGTATAGGAATAGCATCTGGTGAAAATAAAGCCACCGAAGCAGCAAAGCAAGCGGTTCAAAGTCCACTTTTGGAGACGTCGATAGAAGGTGCAAGAGGGATATTGTTAAATATAGCCGGTGGAACTAACTTAAGCATATTTGAGGTTAATGAAGCAGCCAATTACATATATGAAACAGCGGATCCCGATGCAAATATCATATTTGGAGCAGTCATTGATGAAAGTTTAGAGGATCAGATTAGGATCACAGTGATTGCAACAGGGTTTGAAAAGAGATTTGAATCTGAAAAGAAACCAAAAATAGAAAAGGAACTTATAAAACAAAGCGATGTTAAAGACATAAATGAGGTTATAAAGTTTGACAACGACGACCTCGACATTCCTACTTTCCTAAGAAGAGGTAGAAAGTAA
- the spoVE gene encoding stage V sporulation protein E: MNRKYPVDYNILISVLVLVSIGVVMVFSASSANAYYQYHDSFYFLKRQLLWAIIGFFAMTFMMNFDYHKLKKLSNGLLILSIILLIVVLIPGIGSTRYNSTRWIEIGGFTLQPSEIAKYAIILFFAKYFDNNPNYAKSFKKGVLPVLLIAGIFFLLIMKQPNFSTAGTIFIISIIILFVAGAKLSFMATLFGVGGSAAIIVVTSIKYIRQRVFTFLNPWQDIKGHGYQIVQSLYALGSGGLFGVGLGRSRQKFMYLPMPQNDFIFSIIGEELGLIGTASILLLFLYLIIRGLRVAAKAPDVFGCLIATGIVGVIGVQTLINVAVVTSSMPATGVSLPFISYGGTSTVFMMAAMGILLNISRYANMDRS; this comes from the coding sequence GTGAATCGAAAGTATCCCGTTGATTACAATATACTTATCTCTGTATTGGTTCTTGTGTCCATAGGTGTTGTGATGGTATTTAGCGCAAGCTCTGCAAATGCGTATTACCAGTACCATGATTCATTCTATTTTTTGAAGCGTCAGCTTTTGTGGGCAATTATCGGCTTCTTTGCTATGACATTTATGATGAATTTTGATTATCATAAATTGAAGAAGCTGTCAAATGGGTTGTTGATATTGTCCATAATTTTACTTATAGTGGTATTGATTCCAGGAATAGGAAGTACAAGGTACAATTCTACCAGATGGATTGAAATAGGCGGATTCACTCTGCAGCCGTCAGAAATAGCTAAATACGCCATAATACTGTTTTTTGCAAAATATTTTGATAATAACCCTAATTATGCAAAAAGCTTTAAAAAGGGAGTCCTTCCTGTACTATTGATTGCCGGAATATTCTTTTTACTCATTATGAAGCAGCCAAATTTCAGCACTGCTGGTACAATATTTATCATTTCCATAATAATTTTATTTGTGGCGGGTGCAAAATTATCATTTATGGCGACGTTGTTTGGAGTTGGTGGCTCTGCAGCTATTATCGTTGTGACCAGCATAAAGTACATAAGGCAAAGGGTGTTTACTTTTTTAAATCCTTGGCAGGACATAAAAGGGCATGGCTATCAAATTGTACAGTCGTTGTATGCTTTAGGTTCAGGTGGGCTTTTTGGAGTCGGTTTAGGCAGAAGTCGTCAGAAGTTTATGTATCTGCCAATGCCACAAAACGACTTTATTTTTTCAATAATCGGTGAAGAGCTTGGCCTTATTGGAACAGCTTCTATACTGCTGCTTTTTCTGTATCTTATAATAAGAGGCCTTAGAGTTGCGGCAAAAGCTCCGGATGTATTTGGATGCCTTATCGCTACAGGTATTGTAGGTGTGATCGGCGTTCAAACTTTGATAAATGTTGCAGTTGTAACTTCATCAATGCCAGCTACTGGTGTGTCTTTGCCATTTATCAGTTATGGTGGGACATCTACAGTCTTTATGATGGCTGCAATGGGCATATTATTGAATATATCAAGGTACGCAAACATGGATAGGAGTTGA
- a CDS encoding small basic family protein has protein sequence MALIIILSLALGLAIGFFLPINLPPAYTSYLSVAILAALDSVFGGIRASLENKFNNAIFISGFFGNAILAAVLAYIGDVLGVPIYLAAIFAFGSRLFTNFAYIRRYILNNFSKKQ, from the coding sequence ATGGCTTTAATTATCATTTTAAGTTTAGCTTTAGGACTTGCAATCGGCTTTTTCTTGCCAATTAATTTGCCTCCTGCATATACTTCATATCTTTCTGTTGCCATACTGGCTGCACTAGATTCTGTTTTTGGAGGAATTCGTGCCAGCCTTGAAAATAAATTCAATAATGCTATTTTCATTTCAGGCTTTTTTGGAAATGCTATATTGGCTGCAGTTTTAGCCTATATAGGTGATGTGTTAGGAGTTCCGATTTATTTGGCTGCGATTTTTGCTTTTGGCAGCAGATTGTTTACAAATTTTGCTTATATTCGGAGATACATTTTAAATAATTTTTCTAAAAAACAATAA
- the murG gene encoding undecaprenyldiphospho-muramoylpentapeptide beta-N-acetylglucosaminyltransferase, protein MRYLLTGGGTGGHIYPAVAIANEIMRNEKDAEILFVGTENGLEKELVPKSGYTLKTIRVKGFKRKLSVDTIKTIKIAFDGLIDAKKIINDYRPDVVIGTGGYVCGPVVMTAALMKIPTLIHEQNAYPGLTNRILSRFVDIVAVAFDESKKYFRNKGKIFVTGNPVRMEILNGDRKKALRKWGLDETKKVVVSVGGSRGAAKINEYMVEVIKKAREEFQVLMITGKNQYDSVIKMIKDYDIRLGENIKIIPYCYEMGDIYSIADVIVCRSGAITLAELLATSTASILIPSPNVTHNHQEYNARVLEKNGAALVILEKDLNGDVLHKKILSIVNDSSKLKTMKANAKKLSKIDAANEIYRLVCKLK, encoded by the coding sequence ATGAGGTACTTATTGACAGGTGGCGGTACAGGTGGTCATATATATCCGGCAGTGGCGATTGCAAATGAAATCATGCGAAACGAAAAAGATGCAGAGATATTATTTGTTGGAACAGAAAATGGACTTGAAAAAGAGTTGGTGCCAAAGTCAGGTTATACCCTTAAAACGATAAGGGTAAAAGGATTTAAGCGAAAATTATCAGTTGATACGATAAAGACTATTAAGATAGCTTTCGATGGTTTGATAGATGCAAAAAAAATAATAAATGATTATAGACCAGATGTAGTAATTGGAACAGGGGGATATGTGTGTGGTCCTGTAGTCATGACAGCAGCCCTTATGAAGATACCAACGCTTATTCATGAGCAAAATGCTTATCCGGGACTTACAAATAGGATACTTTCAAGGTTTGTGGATATTGTGGCCGTTGCATTTGATGAGTCAAAAAAGTACTTTCGAAATAAAGGCAAAATCTTTGTGACAGGTAATCCCGTTAGAATGGAGATTTTGAATGGAGATAGAAAAAAGGCATTGAGAAAATGGGGCTTAGATGAGACGAAAAAAGTAGTGGTTTCTGTAGGAGGTAGCAGAGGGGCTGCCAAAATTAATGAATACATGGTTGAAGTGATAAAAAAGGCGAGAGAAGAATTTCAGGTTCTCATGATAACAGGAAAAAATCAGTATGACAGTGTAATAAAAATGATCAAAGATTACGATATAAGATTAGGAGAAAATATTAAGATAATTCCGTATTGTTATGAAATGGGTGATATCTATTCAATTGCAGATGTAATTGTGTGTAGATCAGGTGCAATCACACTTGCAGAATTGTTAGCCACATCAACTGCATCGATTTTAATTCCGTCTCCAAATGTTACTCACAATCATCAAGAGTACAATGCAAGAGTTCTTGAAAAAAATGGTGCAGCTTTGGTGATTCTTGAAAAAGACTTAAATGGAGATGTTTTGCATAAAAAGATATTATCTATCGTAAATGACTCCAGTAAGCTTAAAACCATGAAAGCTAATGCAAAAAAGTTATCAAAGATAGATGCTGCCAATGAAATTTATAGGCTTGTTTGTAAGCTAAAATAG
- the murA gene encoding UDP-N-acetylglucosamine 1-carboxyvinyltransferase, with product MKYVIKGGNRLKGEVRINGAKNSVLPILAATLLNKGVSILHSCPRLKDVYSMIEILRHLGCTVEFDGSDIIVDSSGIIDYHIPDRLMRAMRSSIFLMGALVARNNVAQISFPGGCDIGHRPIDLHLKSLKKLGISIDESYGFINCESKSICGNEIHLDIPSVGATENIMLAASMADGTTVIGNAAKEPEIEDLQNFLNSMGAKISGAGTNTIVIRGVKELHDTEYTIIPDRIVAGTYLIASAITKGEVVLKNVIKRHVDSLLSKLNECGFKISHGNDFIKLNSTGRAKAVDMIITLPYPGFPTDLQAQMVSLLATADGTSIITETIFDNRFKYTEELVRMGADIKVDGRIAVVKGVDKLTGTNVVAKDLRGGAALVLAGLGAIGTTIVEDIEHIDRGYEDFSENLKNLGADIERTM from the coding sequence ATGAAATATGTCATTAAAGGAGGAAATAGATTAAAAGGTGAGGTACGGATAAACGGTGCGAAAAATTCTGTATTGCCGATACTTGCTGCAACACTATTAAACAAAGGTGTAAGTATTTTACATTCTTGCCCAAGATTAAAAGATGTTTATTCTATGATAGAAATATTAAGACACTTAGGCTGTACAGTAGAATTTGATGGGTCAGACATTATAGTAGATTCCAGTGGTATCATTGATTACCACATTCCAGACAGATTAATGAGAGCAATGAGATCATCCATTTTTTTGATGGGAGCATTGGTGGCAAGAAATAATGTTGCTCAGATCAGCTTTCCAGGAGGATGTGACATAGGGCATAGGCCTATTGACTTGCACCTAAAAAGTTTAAAAAAGCTTGGCATATCAATAGATGAATCGTATGGATTTATCAATTGTGAAAGCAAGTCAATTTGCGGCAATGAAATACATCTTGATATACCCAGCGTTGGTGCAACTGAAAATATAATGTTGGCTGCATCCATGGCTGATGGAACTACAGTTATAGGAAATGCTGCAAAAGAGCCGGAGATAGAGGATCTACAAAATTTTCTAAATTCGATGGGTGCCAAGATTTCAGGTGCAGGTACAAATACTATTGTGATACGAGGCGTAAAAGAATTGCATGATACGGAATACACAATAATACCTGATAGGATAGTTGCAGGGACTTATCTTATTGCATCAGCTATTACAAAAGGAGAGGTAGTTCTTAAAAATGTGATTAAAAGACACGTAGATTCTCTTTTGTCAAAGCTAAATGAATGTGGTTTTAAAATATCACATGGCAATGACTTTATAAAACTTAATTCTACCGGTAGAGCCAAGGCAGTTGACATGATAATAACTCTCCCATATCCTGGTTTTCCAACGGATCTTCAGGCACAAATGGTTTCACTTTTAGCTACTGCGGATGGGACATCTATAATTACGGAGACTATTTTTGACAATAGGTTTAAATATACAGAGGAATTAGTAAGAATGGGTGCAGATATTAAAGTAGATGGGCGAATTGCGGTAGTGAAAGGAGTTGACAAGCTTACGGGAACAAATGTCGTTGCAAAAGATTTAAGAGGTGGTGCAGCACTGGTCTTAGCCGGATTAGGTGCTATTGGCACTACAATTGTAGAAGACATAGAACATATTGATAGAGGATATGAAGATTTTAGCGAAAATTTAAAAAATCTTGGTGCTGACATAGAAAGGACTATGTAA
- a CDS encoding DUF881 domain-containing protein, translating into MKKSFFVSIAFVCVVLGIMISTQFRNVKNSDSLTVQRAEELTSKLNQVQKERDELKKQINDLEAKISNYENSAAKSSTVTKSLKDDLDKYKELAGLSDVEGPGIIVTINDGSTQLQPGADQNAFLVHDEDLLNIVNELRAAGAEAISINDQRLVATSEIRMIGNTIDINSVRFTPPYVVKAIGNPDTLEAALRLKGGIIDTLSNWGIQVNIKRSDKILVKKYDGVLTYKYAKPYEGGNN; encoded by the coding sequence GTGAAAAAGAGCTTTTTTGTTTCTATTGCTTTTGTATGTGTCGTTCTTGGAATAATGATATCAACACAGTTTAGAAATGTGAAAAACAGTGATAGCTTGACTGTGCAAAGAGCAGAGGAACTTACAAGTAAATTAAATCAAGTTCAGAAAGAGAGAGATGAGTTGAAAAAACAAATAAATGATTTAGAAGCGAAAATATCAAATTATGAAAATTCTGCAGCTAAGTCAAGCACAGTAACAAAATCTCTTAAAGATGACCTTGACAAATATAAAGAATTAGCGGGGCTTTCTGATGTTGAAGGACCTGGCATCATAGTTACAATAAATGACGGCAGTACACAACTTCAGCCCGGTGCTGATCAGAATGCTTTTTTAGTTCACGATGAAGACCTTCTAAATATAGTTAATGAGCTTAGAGCAGCGGGAGCTGAAGCGATATCAATAAATGACCAAAGACTTGTTGCGACATCTGAGATACGAATGATAGGTAATACTATCGATATTAATTCAGTCAGATTTACGCCTCCATATGTGGTGAAAGCCATTGGAAATCCAGATACATTGGAAGCTGCATTGCGACTTAAAGGTGGAATTATCGATACATTGTCAAACTGGGGAATTCAGGTTAACATTAAGCGTTCTGACAAAATATTAGTCAAAAAATATGACGGTGTTTTAACGTATAAATATGCGAAACCTTATGAAGGAGGGAATAATTGA
- the spoIIGA gene encoding sigma-E processing peptidase SpoIIGA has protein sequence MYADVIFIENLIINYIILYLTKRFSRSNTNNAKLIFSSALGALYVILIFFSLPNIIYSLTFKIIISILMVAIAFGFNRFHEFIRVLSIFYLVSFIIGGTAFALIYVVNIGIRQIIIAALFFAILLTYIGWGYISKKNIESNILYKLHIDMDNKGRDVRAILDTGNTLHDPISNYPVAIVEYEAVKELLPEKLKNVFDSMGNESIFEMTKVVDDDKWLKRLRLVPFNSIGNDSGILIGFIPDNLVVEGYRKSQKNAIVGIYFKKLNETSDYEALIGTELLN, from the coding sequence GTGTACGCCGATGTAATTTTTATCGAAAACTTGATCATAAATTATATAATTTTATATTTGACTAAGCGATTTTCCAGATCAAATACTAATAATGCAAAGTTAATTTTCTCGTCCGCTTTAGGCGCTTTGTATGTAATTCTAATATTTTTTTCTTTGCCTAATATAATTTATTCACTTACATTTAAAATAATAATATCTATTTTAATGGTGGCAATTGCATTTGGATTTAACAGATTTCATGAATTTATAAGAGTTTTAAGCATTTTTTATTTGGTTTCATTTATAATAGGTGGGACAGCTTTTGCATTGATTTACGTCGTGAATATAGGCATTAGACAGATCATAATAGCAGCACTATTTTTCGCAATACTTTTAACTTATATTGGTTGGGGGTACATATCAAAAAAGAATATAGAAAGCAATATTTTGTATAAGCTGCATATAGATATGGATAATAAAGGGAGAGATGTAAGGGCGATATTAGATACAGGCAATACGTTGCATGATCCTATTTCTAATTATCCTGTTGCAATAGTAGAATATGAAGCTGTAAAAGAATTGTTGCCAGAAAAATTAAAAAATGTGTTTGATTCTATGGGAAATGAATCTATATTTGAAATGACTAAAGTAGTAGATGATGATAAATGGCTTAAAAGGTTGAGATTAGTGCCTTTTAATTCTATTGGAAACGACAGCGGGATTTTGATAGGATTTATACCTGACAATTTGGTGGTTGAGGGATATAGAAAATCGCAAAAAAATGCGATTGTAGGAATATATTTTAAAAAGTTGAATGAGACTTCAGATTATGAAGCACTTATAGGTACAGAATTGCTAAATTGA
- the sigG gene encoding RNA polymerase sporulation sigma factor SigG → MNNKVEICGVNTSKLPVLKGAKQKELLLRMKNGDKSAREEFINGNLRLVLSVIQRFNNRGEYVDDLFQVGCIGLIKAIDNFDLNQNVKFSTYAVPMIIGEIRRYLRDNNSIRVSRSLRDVAYKALQVRDKLVNENSKEPTVGDIAKELNIPREEVVFALDAIQDPVSLFEPIYHDGGDAIYVMDQIGDEKNVDEVWLEQIALKEAIKKLNDREKMILTMRFFEGKTQMEVAKEIGISQAQVSRLEKSALSHMRKYI, encoded by the coding sequence ATGAATAATAAAGTAGAGATCTGCGGAGTAAATACTTCTAAGTTACCTGTACTAAAAGGAGCTAAGCAAAAGGAACTTCTTTTAAGAATGAAAAATGGCGATAAAAGCGCCAGAGAAGAATTCATAAATGGAAATTTAAGACTTGTATTGAGCGTTATACAAAGATTTAACAATCGTGGTGAGTATGTAGATGATTTGTTTCAAGTTGGCTGTATAGGCTTGATTAAGGCGATAGATAATTTTGATTTAAATCAGAACGTGAAATTTTCAACGTATGCAGTGCCAATGATCATTGGAGAGATCAGACGGTATTTAAGAGATAACAATTCTATTAGAGTTAGCAGATCATTACGAGATGTGGCATATAAGGCTTTGCAAGTAAGAGATAAACTTGTCAATGAAAATTCGAAAGAACCTACTGTTGGCGATATAGCGAAAGAATTAAACATACCGAGAGAAGAAGTTGTTTTTGCGCTTGATGCTATACAAGATCCTGTATCACTTTTTGAACCAATATACCATGATGGCGGAGATGCAATATACGTGATGGACCAGATTGGCGATGAAAAAAACGTAGATGAAGTATGGTTGGAACAAATAGCATTAAAGGAGGCAATAAAGAAATTAAATGACAGAGAAAAGATGATATTGACGATGCGCTTCTTTGAAGGAAAAACTCAAATGGAGGTTGCGAAAGAGATTGGTATATCACAAGCTCAAGTGTCAAGACTTGAAAAATCAGCATTATCCCACATGAGAAAATATATATGA
- a CDS encoding YlmC/YmxH family sporulation protein, whose protein sequence is MFKTSDLRDKDVIDVKTGKRLGNIIDIEVNLEEGKVDGFIIPAETKGFRLFAKDQDLYIPWQSVKKIGEDVILIDINEDVTQV, encoded by the coding sequence ATGTTTAAAACATCAGATTTAAGAGACAAAGACGTAATTGATGTAAAAACCGGCAAAAGGCTTGGCAATATAATTGACATAGAAGTAAACTTGGAGGAAGGCAAAGTAGACGGATTTATAATACCAGCCGAGACAAAAGGATTTAGACTTTTTGCAAAGGATCAGGACTTGTACATACCATGGCAATCTGTAAAAAAAATAGGAGAAGATGTTATACTAATTGATATTAATGAAGATGTAACACAAGTTTGA
- the sigE gene encoding RNA polymerase sporulation sigma factor SigE, translating to MNIKTKVKVTIQLAILKVLTKLKIRDSIFYVGGSEALPPPLSAEEEMFLIAKMESGDNEAKSMLIERNLRLVVYIAKKFENTGVGIEDLISIGTIGLIKSINTFNPRKKIKLATYASRCIENEILMYLRRNSKTRMEVSFDEPLNIDWDGNELLLSDILGTDNELVYKIIEDEVDKQLLTNALKKLSDREKRIIGLRFGLSGGTEMTQKEVADLLGISQSYISRLEKRILKRLKKEINRLV from the coding sequence GTGAATATTAAGACAAAAGTGAAAGTAACTATTCAGTTGGCAATACTAAAAGTATTGACAAAACTGAAAATTCGAGACTCGATCTTTTATGTTGGTGGCAGTGAGGCTTTGCCTCCTCCTCTTTCGGCAGAAGAAGAAATGTTTTTGATAGCGAAAATGGAATCAGGTGATAATGAAGCTAAGTCAATGTTAATCGAGAGGAATTTGCGACTTGTAGTTTATATTGCAAAAAAATTTGAGAATACTGGAGTGGGCATAGAAGATCTTATTTCTATAGGAACCATTGGACTTATTAAATCAATAAATACGTTCAATCCGCGCAAAAAGATAAAGCTGGCAACTTATGCATCAAGGTGCATAGAAAATGAAATACTCATGTATTTAAGGAGGAATAGCAAAACCAGAATGGAGGTTTCGTTTGATGAACCACTGAATATTGATTGGGATGGGAATGAGCTTCTTCTCTCAGATATTTTAGGTACAGACAATGAGCTGGTGTATAAAATCATTGAAGACGAAGTTGACAAACAGTTGTTGACAAATGCATTGAAAAAGCTATCTGATAGAGAAAAAAGGATTATAGGATTGAGGTTTGGACTTAGCGGTGGAACAGAAATGACTCAAAAGGAAGTAGCCGACCTATTAGGCATATCGCAGTCCTACATTTCAAGATTAGAAAAAAGGATATTAAAAAGACTCAAAAAAGAAATAAATAGATTAGTTTAA
- the ftsA gene encoding cell division protein FtsA, which yields MNEIITGIDIGTSKVCTIIGQCDKNGELRIIGIGMYPCNGMKKGVVVDIETTAFSIKKSVEQAERMANQKVTSVYIKIPGGLTEIYRNRGLVAVTRDDKEITAQDVERVLQAAKIMALPSDKQIIELIPIEYIVDGYGEIKDPVGMAGIRLEVDAAIVTGSLTAVQNMEKCVKKAGYTMSGIIVEPLATAEAILTKDERELGAALIDIGAGVTDIAVFKSGNLIYTGMIPVGGNHITNDLSIGLKISFEEAEIIKKKYGSVVKVENDETVKIANIANHSSQDTRLNDIIDIIEARVNEILTMVYDEMRGSNVLDQISTNIVITGGGISFIKGSLDLAESILGKNVRLGLPNAIGVSTPVYSTAVGIVKYVFANRKYLYKKQVEVPKERDQKKSGVLSKIKDWFNDFWI from the coding sequence TTGAATGAAATTATAACAGGTATTGATATTGGGACCTCAAAAGTATGTACTATAATTGGCCAATGTGACAAAAATGGAGAGCTGAGGATAATTGGCATTGGAATGTATCCATGCAATGGCATGAAAAAAGGAGTCGTTGTTGATATAGAGACAACTGCTTTTTCTATTAAAAAATCTGTCGAACAGGCTGAAAGAATGGCGAATCAAAAGGTTACATCGGTTTATATTAAAATTCCCGGCGGTCTTACTGAAATATACAGAAATAGAGGCCTTGTAGCTGTAACAAGGGATGATAAAGAGATAACAGCACAAGATGTGGAAAGAGTGCTGCAAGCTGCTAAAATAATGGCTTTGCCATCTGATAAACAGATAATTGAGCTTATCCCTATTGAATACATAGTAGATGGTTATGGAGAAATTAAAGACCCTGTAGGTATGGCAGGGATAAGGTTGGAAGTTGACGCGGCGATTGTAACAGGTAGCTTGACAGCAGTACAGAATATGGAAAAATGTGTTAAAAAGGCTGGTTACACCATGTCGGGAATCATCGTAGAGCCATTAGCTACAGCAGAAGCAATATTGACTAAAGATGAGAGAGAACTGGGCGCAGCACTTATCGACATAGGTGCTGGTGTAACAGATATAGCAGTCTTTAAGTCTGGAAATTTAATATATACAGGCATGATACCTGTTGGCGGAAATCACATAACCAACGATTTGTCAATCGGGTTAAAGATTTCTTTTGAAGAAGCCGAAATTATAAAGAAGAAGTATGGTTCTGTGGTGAAGGTAGAGAATGATGAGACAGTAAAAATAGCAAATATAGCAAATCATAGTTCTCAAGATACCAGACTTAATGATATAATAGATATTATAGAAGCGAGAGTAAATGAAATTTTGACGATGGTGTACGATGAAATGAGAGGTTCTAACGTTTTAGACCAGATTTCAACAAATATTGTAATAACAGGAGGCGGAATATCTTTTATAAAAGGCAGTCTTGATTTAGCAGAGAGTATTTTGGGTAAAAATGTAAGATTGGGTTTGCCTAATGCTATTGGAGTTTCTACGCCTGTATATTCAACTGCAGTAGGAATCGTCAAATATGTTTTTGCAAACCGAAAGTATCTATATAAAAAGCAAGTTGAGGTTCCGAAAGAAAGGGATCAAAAGAAAAGTGGGGTATTGTCAAAAATAAAAGACTGGTTTAATGATTTTTGGATATGA